In one window of Allochromatium tepidum DNA:
- a CDS encoding YebG family protein, whose amino-acid sequence MIEIEYIVRDRRGVERLRTADKKAAEAYDRILENAERLADWLRAGSVLPNLPDEDLETLTVHLARHAREVELILKGKPVESGPDPVVNEPSPRVTNGVH is encoded by the coding sequence ATGATCGAGATCGAATACATCGTCCGTGACCGCCGGGGAGTGGAACGCTTGCGCACCGCCGACAAGAAGGCCGCCGAAGCCTATGACCGGATCCTGGAGAACGCCGAGCGGCTGGCCGACTGGCTGCGCGCCGGATCGGTGTTGCCGAACCTGCCCGATGAAGACCTGGAAACGCTGACGGTGCACCTAGCGCGTCATGCGCGCGAGGTCGAGTTGATCCTCAAAGGCAAGCCGGTGGAGTCCGGGCCGGATCCGGTGGTGAACGAACCGTCACCCAGGGTGACGAATGGCGTTCATTAG
- a CDS encoding ATP dependent RNA helicase produces the protein MSALTHHLELDDLTRLEASHLRRRLADLIHQYVRDRSVALAETILCHIDALCLHPTDCREPDQLCAYRRLACHWRCLAEVQRLREQQGDSGWQP, from the coding sequence ATGTCCGCCCTGACGCACCACCTGGAACTCGACGACCTCACGCGCCTGGAAGCCTCGCACCTGCGCCGACGGCTTGCCGATCTCATTCATCAGTATGTCCGCGATCGCTCGGTCGCGCTGGCCGAGACCATCCTGTGCCATATCGACGCCCTGTGCCTGCACCCCACCGATTGTCGGGAACCCGATCAGCTGTGCGCCTATCGTCGGCTGGCCTGTCACTGGCGCTGCCTCGCCGAGGTGCAGCGTCTGCGCGAGCAACAGGGTGATTCGGGTTGGCAGCCTTGA
- a CDS encoding DUF1778 domain-containing protein, whose product MSAIPSSVTEALPTTRPVNLRVREDIRALIDQAARSQGKSRSEFMIDAARLAAEDALLDQTLVRVDAETYARFLQVLDQPPAGEGFERLMRAPTPWAR is encoded by the coding sequence ATGTCCGCCATCCCAAGCTCGGTCACGGAGGCTCTTCCCACGACCCGACCGGTCAATCTGCGCGTGCGCGAGGATATCCGTGCGCTCATCGATCAGGCCGCCCGCAGTCAGGGCAAGTCGCGCTCGGAGTTCATGATCGACGCCGCACGCCTTGCCGCTGAGGACGCCCTGCTCGATCAGACCCTGGTGCGCGTCGATGCCGAGACCTACGCCCGGTTTCTGCAGGTGCTCGACCAGCCGCCCGCCGGCGAGGGCTTCGAGCGGTTGATGCGTGCACCGACGCCATGGGCGCGGTGA
- a CDS encoding ParB/RepB/Spo0J family partition protein: protein MHQIQTLRLEYIDLPAYWPWPPGPAPRQEALRFAEESGLIDPVIVRSVGNPGFPRYELLSGRDSLELARHLFRTDIPAVILDLTLTEAQEFVRVFNAEEQRSPEATSPIGRRLLTIVDEIQSKMGELAQRHIRYTWRQAAKEYGVSPALLSHGCRLQRRLHPVAKEALKRGGISLGHAKALTRFRYKEQPRIVARILERGASVRDIEQSARRRALGAEDGLSEGLIERDPNALALEQAIAEQRGWKARLAYDAEQQRGTLTLEFQNLDILDDILEKMGVDLDR from the coding sequence ATGCACCAAATTCAAACGCTTCGACTGGAATATATCGACCTACCGGCCTACTGGCCCTGGCCGCCCGGCCCCGCCCCACGCCAAGAGGCACTCCGCTTTGCGGAAGAATCGGGGCTGATCGATCCAGTCATCGTGCGATCCGTCGGCAATCCGGGCTTCCCGCGCTACGAACTGCTCTCAGGACGGGACTCCCTTGAGTTGGCGCGTCATCTGTTCCGAACAGATATTCCGGCGGTCATCCTCGACCTGACCTTGACGGAAGCTCAGGAGTTCGTGCGGGTCTTCAATGCCGAGGAACAACGATCGCCCGAGGCTACATCGCCGATCGGCCGGCGCCTGCTGACGATCGTGGATGAGATCCAATCAAAAATGGGGGAACTGGCACAGCGCCACATTCGCTATACCTGGAGACAGGCCGCCAAGGAGTACGGGGTTTCCCCTGCCCTGCTCTCCCATGGATGCCGGTTGCAACGGCGGCTGCATCCGGTGGCGAAGGAGGCGTTGAAGCGTGGCGGGATCTCGCTGGGGCACGCCAAAGCGTTGACGCGCTTTCGATACAAAGAGCAGCCCCGTATCGTGGCGCGGATCCTGGAGCGCGGTGCCTCGGTGCGCGACATCGAGCAGTCGGCCAGACGTCGAGCGCTTGGGGCCGAGGACGGGTTATCGGAGGGGCTCATCGAGCGCGACCCGAATGCCTTGGCCCTGGAGCAGGCCATCGCTGAACAACGTGGCTGGAAAGCGAGGTTGGCCTACGATGCCGAGCAACAGCGGGGAACCTTGACGCTGGAGTTCCAGAATCTGGATATTCTGGACGATATATTGGAGAAGATGGGTGTCGATTTAGATAGATAG
- a CDS encoding EAL domain-containing protein, with the protein MSVHSLPLQHIQPCVHWEQPLGRFGALFPVFQPIVPLRWTENDEVMYEILARIKSCQGWVLSPAEFIGSLIPVTTVDLEILKMIPEIQAAAPRSTFTINAAPASLCNAQYLERLKSLCCHREIHTGRLVLEVTEDPVEVLAEIEVMDHVDELREMGFRVALDDFGAGGNGIGRLAAGRFDIIKMAPAMDICSVRCRVIIENVLNMIEGLSKVGEGDMQLVIEGIETLQHLDQATYINAHYGQGYIISPPVDEIVSYRKLHERLKWLFAENLRCC; encoded by the coding sequence GTGAGCGTCCACTCTCTCCCCCTGCAACACATTCAACCTTGCGTGCATTGGGAACAGCCGCTTGGACGGTTCGGCGCGCTGTTCCCGGTCTTTCAGCCCATCGTTCCGTTGCGATGGACTGAAAACGACGAGGTCATGTACGAAATCCTCGCGCGGATCAAGTCGTGTCAAGGTTGGGTCTTGTCGCCGGCCGAGTTCATCGGCAGCCTGATTCCCGTCACAACCGTCGATCTTGAGATTCTGAAAATGATTCCGGAGATCCAGGCTGCGGCACCTCGATCCACATTCACGATCAACGCCGCTCCCGCTAGTCTATGTAACGCGCAGTACCTGGAGCGGCTCAAGAGCCTTTGTTGCCACCGTGAGATTCACACCGGACGACTGGTGCTGGAAGTGACGGAGGACCCCGTCGAGGTGCTGGCAGAAATCGAAGTGATGGATCATGTCGATGAGTTGCGTGAGATGGGGTTTCGAGTAGCACTTGATGATTTCGGCGCGGGCGGAAACGGGATCGGCCGACTGGCGGCGGGCCGCTTCGACATCATAAAGATGGCTCCGGCGATGGACATTTGCTCAGTGCGCTGTCGCGTGATCATCGAGAACGTGCTCAACATGATCGAAGGGCTCTCCAAGGTTGGAGAGGGGGATATGCAACTGGTGATCGAAGGCATCGAGACGCTTCAGCACCTCGACCAAGCGACTTACATCAACGCCCATTACGGACAAGGCTACATCATCAGTCCGCCGGTCGACGAGATCGTCAGCTACAGAAAGCTCCATGAGCGTTTGAAGTGGTTGTTTGCTGAAAATTTGCGCTGTTGTTGA
- a CDS encoding DUF4326 domain-containing protein translates to MDILNRHHFRGRSLPNGAVYVGRGTPLGNPFVLGEHGDRDAVIDLYQTWLHERIATQDPIILAALGRLRSAEALVCSCAPARCHAECIRDVVQYINLISYEPQQTRLF, encoded by the coding sequence ATGGACATCCTAAACCGCCACCACTTTCGGGGGCGCTCCCTGCCCAACGGAGCCGTCTATGTCGGCCGCGGCACACCCCTGGGAAATCCGTTCGTCCTTGGCGAGCACGGAGATCGCGACGCCGTCATCGACCTCTACCAAACATGGCTGCACGAACGGATCGCCACACAGGATCCCATCATCCTGGCCGCTTTGGGCCGCCTGCGGTCGGCCGAGGCGTTGGTGTGTTCCTGTGCGCCGGCCCGCTGCCATGCCGAATGTATTCGCGATGTCGTCCAATACATCAACCTGATTAGTTACGAACCTCAGCAGACTCGTCTCTTCTAG
- a CDS encoding IS1595 family transposase, giving the protein MPQNTIQFQKGLSLPEFLQNYGTEDQCKQALEQWRWPQGFVCPSCGHAGEPVRLRTRALLQCRHCHHQTSLIAGTIFEATKLPLTTWFSAMFLLTQQKNGISALELKRHLGVSYLTAWRVKHKLLQVMKERDDQTPLSGVIEVDDAYWGGEHHGGKRGRGSPNKVPFIAALSCDEDNHPIGLRLGKVAGFRKTEVERFAKRHFDPSALIRTDGLSCFSAIAAAGFEHQPIVTGGGHPSMEIPEFQWLNTVLGNVKNSLQGSYHHLSGKHLPRHLAEFCYRFNRRFDLAAMLPRLGKAAVRTPPMPHRLLKLAELC; this is encoded by the coding sequence ATGCCTCAGAACACGATTCAGTTTCAGAAAGGCTTGAGTTTGCCGGAGTTTCTCCAGAACTACGGAACCGAGGACCAGTGCAAACAGGCCCTTGAACAGTGGCGTTGGCCGCAAGGCTTCGTCTGCCCGAGCTGCGGACACGCGGGTGAGCCGGTGCGCTTGCGCACGCGGGCGCTGTTGCAGTGTCGCCACTGTCATCATCAAACCTCACTGATCGCCGGAACGATCTTTGAGGCGACCAAGTTGCCGCTGACGACCTGGTTTTCGGCGATGTTTCTGCTGACACAGCAGAAAAACGGGATCTCGGCCCTGGAGCTCAAACGGCATCTGGGCGTGTCCTATTTGACGGCGTGGCGGGTTAAGCACAAATTGTTGCAAGTCATGAAAGAGCGCGACGATCAAACGCCGCTCAGCGGCGTCATCGAGGTCGACGACGCCTACTGGGGCGGCGAGCACCACGGGGGCAAGCGCGGGCGCGGCTCACCGAACAAGGTTCCATTCATCGCCGCGCTCTCGTGCGACGAGGACAACCACCCCATCGGCCTGCGCTTGGGTAAAGTCGCCGGCTTCCGCAAAACCGAGGTCGAACGCTTCGCCAAGCGCCACTTTGACCCCAGCGCCCTCATCCGCACGGATGGATTGTCCTGCTTCAGCGCCATCGCCGCGGCCGGATTCGAGCACCAGCCGATCGTCACCGGCGGCGGCCACCCCAGCATGGAGATTCCTGAGTTCCAGTGGCTCAATACCGTGCTGGGCAACGTCAAAAACAGCCTGCAAGGCTCCTACCATCATCTCAGCGGCAAGCATCTGCCGCGCCACCTCGCCGAGTTCTGCTATCGCTTCAATCGCCGCTTCGACCTCGCCGCCATGCTGCCGCGCTTGGGCAAAGCCGCGGTGCGTACACCCCCAATGCCGCATCGCCTCCTCAAACTAGCTGAGCTATGTTAA
- a CDS encoding IS607 family transposase yields MSRKLVSIREAADFFGVAAQTLRRWEREGKLIPDERTAGGRRRYDLARLRPERFHAPESARRTIAYTRVSSHDQKADLERQKQVLELYCARQGWTFEVIADLGSGMNYHTKGLKRLLNEVIEGRIGRLVITHKDRLLRFGAELVFALCEAKQVEVVILNQGEDTTFEEDLASDVQELITVFSARLYDSRSRRNRKLLDDVKKAVEASC; encoded by the coding sequence ATGTCACGCAAACTGGTCAGCATCCGAGAGGCCGCCGATTTTTTCGGCGTCGCGGCGCAAACGCTGCGGCGCTGGGAGCGCGAAGGCAAGCTGATTCCCGATGAGCGCACCGCCGGCGGGCGGCGGCGCTATGACTTGGCCCGGTTGCGCCCGGAGCGCTTTCACGCCCCTGAGAGCGCCCGGCGCACGATCGCATATACGCGCGTCTCCAGCCACGACCAAAAAGCCGACCTGGAGCGTCAAAAGCAAGTGCTCGAACTGTATTGCGCCCGCCAGGGCTGGACCTTCGAGGTCATCGCCGATCTTGGGTCGGGGATGAACTATCACACAAAAGGCTTGAAACGCCTGCTCAATGAGGTGATTGAAGGACGCATCGGGCGGCTGGTCATCACCCACAAGGATCGGCTGCTGCGCTTCGGCGCGGAACTGGTGTTCGCGCTCTGCGAGGCCAAGCAGGTCGAAGTGGTCATCCTCAACCAAGGTGAGGACACCACCTTCGAGGAAGATCTGGCGAGCGATGTACAGGAGCTCATCACCGTCTTCTCGGCCCGGCTCTACGACAGCCGCTCGCGCCGGAACCGCAAGCTCCTGGATGACGTGAAAAAGGCGGTGGAGGCCTCATGCTGA
- a CDS encoding RNA-guided endonuclease InsQ/TnpB family protein yields MLIAHKIELRPTPEQADYLNQACGARRHCYNHLLEHFSRPGVKWSKAAAYQHYMTVLRVEFPWYAEVSSRVTRNAIDDPDAAFKGFFRRVKAGSKHPGYPQFKKKDVNDSFALREPSKFAVDGRTLRIERLKSRLAMRQPLRFTGQTKQATISKI; encoded by the coding sequence ATGCTGATCGCCCACAAGATTGAACTGCGCCCGACGCCCGAGCAGGCCGATTACCTCAATCAGGCGTGCGGCGCACGGCGGCACTGTTACAACCACTTGCTGGAGCATTTCAGCCGGCCCGGCGTGAAGTGGTCGAAGGCGGCGGCCTACCAGCACTACATGACGGTCTTGCGCGTGGAGTTTCCCTGGTACGCCGAGGTCTCCAGCCGCGTCACGCGCAACGCCATCGATGATCCGGATGCCGCGTTCAAGGGGTTCTTTCGGCGCGTCAAGGCCGGTTCCAAGCATCCCGGCTATCCGCAGTTCAAGAAAAAGGACGTCAACGACTCCTTCGCCCTGCGTGAGCCGTCCAAGTTCGCTGTAGACGGGCGCACGTTGCGCATCGAGCGTCTCAAGTCACGCCTCGCGATGCGCCAACCGCTGCGCTTCACCGGTCAGACCAAGCAGGCGACGATCAGCAAGATTTAA
- a CDS encoding DNA methyltransferase yields the protein MTVDFQRGDAALNGICPYFTMFPLDFPLNILQRKARSGDVVLDPFCGRGTTNFAARLVGLRSLGVDSSPVAIAITASKLATATVDDILAEARSILTERDAHHIPTGEFWQWAFHPTVLDSLCRFREAFMEDCTTDARIALRGIVLGALHGPRQKNFPSYFSNQCPRTYAPKPAYALRFWQKRGLVPEPVDVLAVIERRAKRYFRTSSDITGAVRLADSRNADSLQPETPGTRFDWVITSPPYYGMRTYIPDQWLRNWFVGGPDTVDYSNRDQVVHSSPEDFAADLRLVWRNAKEVCAEDAKMVIRFGGITDRRANPLGIIKNSLSGSGWRIQAIKEAGSATKGKRQADAFLRNKTTPMTEYDIWAIRQ from the coding sequence ATGACTGTTGACTTTCAGCGTGGCGATGCCGCCCTGAATGGGATTTGTCCGTATTTCACGATGTTCCCGCTCGATTTTCCGCTGAACATACTGCAGCGGAAAGCGCGCTCGGGTGATGTCGTGCTCGACCCCTTCTGCGGCCGGGGCACCACCAATTTCGCGGCACGTCTGGTCGGCCTCCGTTCCCTTGGAGTGGATTCCAGCCCGGTTGCTATAGCCATTACGGCCTCCAAGCTCGCGACGGCCACCGTCGATGACATCCTTGCCGAAGCGCGCAGTATTCTGACCGAACGTGACGCGCACCACATCCCGACCGGTGAGTTTTGGCAATGGGCATTTCACCCAACCGTGCTGGATTCGTTGTGTCGATTCCGGGAGGCATTTATGGAGGACTGCACCACGGACGCGCGTATCGCACTCCGTGGCATCGTGCTGGGTGCGCTGCATGGCCCGAGGCAGAAGAACTTCCCGAGCTACTTCTCCAACCAATGCCCTCGCACCTACGCGCCGAAGCCAGCCTATGCGTTGCGCTTCTGGCAGAAACGTGGGCTTGTGCCTGAACCGGTCGATGTCCTGGCAGTCATTGAGCGGCGAGCGAAACGCTACTTCAGAACATCTTCCGACATCACGGGAGCCGTGCGACTAGCCGATAGCCGCAATGCCGATTCTCTCCAGCCGGAAACGCCAGGAACGCGCTTTGACTGGGTGATCACCTCACCCCCCTACTACGGCATGCGAACCTACATCCCTGATCAGTGGCTACGCAACTGGTTCGTCGGCGGCCCCGACACTGTCGACTACAGCAATCGAGATCAGGTGGTTCATTCCAGCCCTGAAGACTTTGCAGCCGATCTGCGTCTGGTATGGCGCAACGCTAAAGAGGTGTGTGCGGAAGATGCCAAGATGGTCATCCGGTTCGGTGGCATCACGGACAGGCGCGCCAATCCGCTGGGTATTATCAAGAATTCGCTGAGCGGAAGTGGTTGGCGTATCCAGGCCATCAAGGAGGCAGGATCCGCTACAAAGGGCAAGCGTCAGGCGGACGCCTTTCTTCGCAACAAGACCACCCCAATGACTGAATATGATATTTGGGCTATACGCCAATGA
- a CDS encoding RNA-guided endonuclease TnpB family protein has protein sequence METMIRTDKWPLQATSYQRHLMRLTLAEYRQFCRALSIVVLNNWPELHAAPSFAAAVERLIHPTKLHPNPRHHYFAKRFYKFPSYLRRAAIEFVKGQVSSYLSRYQAWQGGERKHRQARPPRFNPVAQCYPVLYRGQLVKFDTDFTTATLKLWNGKEWLWHDVAIKSVRQRHHTGVVKSPTLVLNRDYHLAVPVNVTPPRLPDHGRVCAVDVGINTLATASLVSQNGTVSARGFFHPAADIDRRDKRARIIRNKARKTAKLSKGFARTWYRKAQHINEQIAQQTSRRVVNFALEHGADVIVLEDLKGWRPKAGKKRSGLRQRFHQWLHRRLATLIEQKMTEAGGRIVYVYARGTSSWAFDGSGRVQRDTQQYERATFANGKQYSADLNASYNIGARYWAWKNKLTRRKDGQLSEDRRSPGKPRIPVTLSTLWLRELEAPHQCAA, from the coding sequence ATGGAAACCATGATACGCACGGATAAGTGGCCCCTGCAAGCCACCTCGTATCAGCGGCATCTGATGCGGCTGACGCTGGCGGAATACCGTCAGTTTTGCCGTGCGCTCTCGATCGTGGTGTTGAATAACTGGCCGGAACTCCACGCTGCGCCCAGCTTTGCCGCCGCCGTCGAACGGCTCATCCATCCCACGAAGCTGCACCCAAACCCGCGTCATCACTATTTCGCCAAGCGCTTCTACAAGTTCCCGTCCTATTTACGCCGCGCCGCCATCGAGTTCGTCAAGGGCCAGGTGTCGAGCTACCTGAGCCGCTATCAAGCCTGGCAAGGCGGCGAGCGTAAACACCGCCAAGCCCGTCCGCCACGATTCAACCCGGTTGCTCAGTGCTATCCGGTGCTGTACCGGGGACAATTGGTGAAGTTCGATACCGATTTCACCACCGCCACCTTGAAACTGTGGAATGGCAAGGAGTGGCTCTGGCATGACGTGGCCATCAAGTCGGTCCGCCAGCGCCACCACACGGGCGTCGTTAAATCGCCAACGCTCGTGCTCAATCGGGACTATCACCTGGCGGTCCCGGTCAATGTCACACCGCCACGACTCCCCGATCACGGGCGCGTCTGCGCGGTGGATGTGGGGATCAATACGCTGGCAACAGCCAGCCTTGTTTCGCAAAACGGCACTGTCTCGGCGCGCGGTTTTTTCCACCCCGCCGCAGATATAGACCGTCGTGACAAGCGCGCCCGGATCATCCGCAACAAAGCGCGCAAAACCGCCAAGCTCTCCAAGGGCTTCGCGCGAACCTGGTATCGCAAGGCCCAGCACATCAACGAGCAGATCGCCCAGCAGACCTCGCGGCGCGTGGTGAATTTTGCGTTGGAGCATGGCGCTGACGTGATTGTGCTGGAAGATCTGAAAGGCTGGCGTCCTAAGGCGGGCAAGAAACGCTCGGGCCTGCGTCAGCGCTTCCATCAGTGGCTCCATCGTCGACTCGCCACGCTGATCGAGCAGAAGATGACCGAGGCCGGTGGGCGGATCGTCTACGTCTATGCGCGCGGCACCTCATCCTGGGCCTTCGACGGCTCGGGCCGCGTTCAACGCGATACCCAGCAATACGAACGGGCAACCTTTGCCAATGGCAAGCAGTACAGCGCTGATCTCAACGCCAGCTACAACATCGGCGCCCGCTATTGGGCCTGGAAAAACAAACTGACCCGCCGCAAGGACGGGCAGTTGTCAGAGGACAGACGTTCCCCTGGCAAACCGAGAATACCGGTCACGCTCTCAACGCTTTGGTTGCGAGAGCTTGAAGCCCCGCATCAATGCGCCGCATGA
- the tnpA gene encoding IS200/IS605 family transposase: protein MSMDRSSLRTSNHSAYRLYYHLVLSMKYRHKCLTAPMLARLEEILRDLLTKWGCQMVEFGGEADHVHLLFEAPPTVKLSDLVKNLKSVTARRMRKEFAQELAPYYWKPYFWNRAYALISVGGRANIDTLLRYIENQDDPRKLGPPLD, encoded by the coding sequence ATGTCGATGGATAGATCAAGCCTTAGAACCAGCAACCACAGTGCTTACAGGCTTTATTATCATCTAGTGCTGTCAATGAAGTATCGGCACAAATGTCTGACGGCGCCGATGCTCGCACGGCTCGAAGAGATCCTGCGTGACCTGCTGACCAAATGGGGGTGTCAGATGGTCGAATTCGGTGGCGAGGCCGACCACGTGCATCTGCTGTTCGAGGCTCCGCCCACGGTCAAGCTCTCCGATCTGGTCAAGAACCTGAAGTCCGTCACCGCCCGCCGGATGCGCAAGGAGTTCGCCCAAGAACTCGCGCCGTATTACTGGAAGCCCTATTTCTGGAACCGTGCCTATGCCCTGATCAGTGTGGGCGGGCGTGCCAACATCGATACGCTGCTGCGCTATATCGAAAACCAGGATGACCCTCGCAAGCTCGGGCCGCCGCTTGACTGA
- the trfA gene encoding plasmid replication initiator TrfA: MASNLDSMQHFLKILPNVARDGALAAPNATLRCALFAGANATNRRGLRRETLVSLSNFRLIYTGLRLDQGDLDCWLAVLQAAHESPADLQGRFCVSGQRLLRLMGLKNTGPNQDLLDGRLSKLKSGAIDLKGERYSYEGSLIDEVFRDSVTHHVIIKLNPRMAILFGAESGWTKLSLDIRARLGRNALAKWLYAYLASHRVPTPIRVSLLKELSSSEYAELWRFRQHLRKALDALNLATGWELDIDRGSDCLVGRPIRATMPKGHTAE; the protein is encoded by the coding sequence ATGGCCTCCAACCTCGACAGCATGCAGCACTTTCTCAAAATCCTGCCGAACGTGGCGCGAGACGGGGCGCTGGCGGCTCCGAACGCGACGCTGCGTTGTGCGCTGTTTGCCGGTGCCAATGCGACCAATCGCCGTGGGTTGCGGCGAGAAACCCTTGTTTCGTTGTCAAACTTTCGCTTGATCTACACAGGCCTGCGTCTGGATCAGGGCGATCTGGATTGCTGGCTGGCCGTCCTACAGGCCGCCCACGAGAGCCCGGCGGATCTCCAAGGGCGTTTTTGCGTCAGCGGACAGCGTCTGTTGCGACTGATGGGACTCAAAAATACCGGCCCCAATCAGGATCTGCTTGACGGACGTCTCTCCAAGCTCAAATCAGGAGCCATTGACCTCAAGGGGGAGCGCTACAGTTACGAGGGCAGTCTGATCGATGAAGTGTTTCGCGACAGCGTCACCCACCATGTGATCATCAAGCTCAACCCCAGGATGGCGATCCTGTTTGGAGCCGAATCCGGTTGGACGAAGCTCAGTCTCGACATCAGAGCGAGACTTGGCCGTAATGCCTTGGCCAAGTGGCTCTATGCCTACTTGGCCTCTCATCGGGTTCCAACCCCCATCAGGGTGTCACTGCTCAAGGAACTGAGCAGCAGCGAATATGCCGAGTTGTGGCGTTTTCGTCAGCATCTGCGCAAGGCGCTCGATGCCCTCAACCTTGCGACAGGCTGGGAACTGGACATTGATCGCGGCAGCGACTGCCTCGTGGGGCGTCCCATTCGAGCGACGATGCCCAAAGGCCATACCGCCGAATAG
- a CDS encoding RNA-guided endonuclease InsQ/TnpB family protein, translating into MYQNTQNHRRARAPPRSLPLDVGFGEIRRQIDYKAQWYGRTVVQIDRWYPSSQRCACCGHLHRALRLSDRHWICSSCGTRHDRDLNAARNILAAGRAILQGADALRVHE; encoded by the coding sequence TTGTATCAAAATACCCAGAACCACCGGCGCGCACGCGCACCTCCCCGTAGTCTGCCCCTGGACGTGGGGTTCGGTGAGATCCGCCGTCAGATCGACTACAAGGCCCAATGGTACGGGCGCACGGTGGTCCAGATCGACCGCTGGTATCCGTCGAGTCAACGGTGTGCCTGCTGCGGGCACCTGCATCGCGCCCTGCGCCTGAGTGACCGCCACTGGATCTGTTCGTCGTGCGGCACGCGGCACGATCGGGATCTCAATGCCGCGCGCAACATCCTGGCGGCAGGCCGGGCCATCCTTCAGGGCGCCGATGCCCTGCGGGTGCATGAGTGA
- the traL gene encoding type IV conjugative transfer system protein TraL gives MTEKPIPNYVDDQMQVFFWEVDEFFPILTIFILFFMWDQLLIGIALSWAFGRYFSRFKSSNMDGFLFHMAWWSGLMSMNKRFANGLMREACK, from the coding sequence ATGACGGAGAAACCGATTCCCAATTACGTCGACGATCAGATGCAGGTTTTCTTCTGGGAAGTTGATGAATTTTTTCCGATCCTGACTATTTTTATTCTGTTTTTCATGTGGGATCAGTTGTTGATTGGTATCGCCCTGTCCTGGGCTTTTGGTCGCTACTTTTCGCGATTCAAAAGCTCCAATATGGACGGTTTTTTGTTCCACATGGCCTGGTGGTCCGGTTTGATGTCGATGAATAAACGGTTTGCCAATGGTTTGATGCGCGAGGCTTGCAAATGA
- a CDS encoding TraE/TraK family type IV conjugative transfer system protein, protein MNFKNALRSMERLQSLSIGMLASNVIMAGGLTYAIVAINNTHERLVIIPPHLDAQVEVAWSSANKEYLKSFGLYVATLVGNIQPKSSTVVLDAVSAFMDPAIYTEFRRQALAIIQDPVFKTSGAVITFQPSTIQFESETSRVFVTGSLITKGGLSQDKQKTVTYEIGVRIREGRPWVSHFTSYEGSVIRTVAWHINNSARKGQPIPQHALPVSMRAPKAEAENPLPENPLPQTAFESVPVSEDASDER, encoded by the coding sequence ATGAACTTCAAAAATGCCCTGCGCTCCATGGAACGCCTTCAGTCGCTTTCGATTGGAATGCTGGCTTCGAATGTCATCATGGCTGGAGGTTTGACCTATGCCATTGTAGCCATAAACAACACCCACGAGCGACTGGTCATCATTCCGCCGCATCTGGATGCACAGGTAGAAGTCGCGTGGTCATCGGCCAACAAGGAGTACCTCAAGAGTTTCGGACTCTATGTAGCCACACTGGTCGGCAATATTCAGCCCAAGTCATCCACGGTCGTCCTGGATGCGGTCAGTGCCTTTATGGACCCCGCCATCTACACAGAATTCCGCCGGCAAGCGCTGGCTATCATTCAGGATCCCGTATTCAAAACCAGTGGTGCGGTGATAACGTTTCAGCCATCCACGATCCAGTTCGAGTCGGAAACCTCGCGTGTGTTTGTTACCGGGTCGCTGATTACAAAAGGCGGACTCAGTCAGGACAAACAAAAAACCGTCACCTACGAAATCGGTGTTCGGATTCGTGAGGGGCGTCCATGGGTCAGTCATTTCACCTCGTACGAGGGTAGCGTCATCCGGACTGTAGCCTGGCACATCAACAACAGCGCCCGCAAAGGCCAACCCATTCCGCAGCACGCCTTGCCGGTTTCGATGCGTGCGCCAAAGGCTGAAGCTGAGAATCCGCTTCCTGAGAATCCGCTTCCGCAAACGGCCTTTGAAAGTGTTCCGGTTTCGGAAGACGCTTCCGACGAGCGCTGA